A window of Halobellus sp. LT62 contains these coding sequences:
- a CDS encoding ABC transporter ATP-binding protein has product MVNPAEDDPFERQRERAENPMRRLFDEYGRENAFAFVVGLLSSVVARLLDLLPPVLLAVAVDSIFFDERPFSLWLVPDAWLPTTPTGQLHLAAALIALSFFGGAAFHWTRNWGWNSFAQHIQHAVRTDTYDKMQRLNMDFFADKQTGEMMSILSNDVNRLERFLNDGMNSAFRLGVMVLGIAAILLYWNWQLAVVTLTVVPLIGYFTYRFVNTIQPKYAAVRSSVGQLNSRLENNLGGIQVIKSSNTEDFESERVDDVSQDYFDANWDAIGTRIKFFPGLRLLSGIGFILTFFLGGIWVLTYRETGSAPLFFSGGLTPGEFVGFILFTQRFIWPMAQFGQIINMYQRAYASAARIFGLMDEPAQIEEKPDAEELVVEEGRVVYDDVSFGYDREETIVEDVSFEVAGGETLALVGPTGAGKSTVLKLLLRMYDVDGGSISIDGTDVRDVTVPSLRRSIGYVSQDTFMFYGTVEENIRYGTFGATHDDVVEAAKAAEAHEFITNLPDGYDTEIGERGVKLSGGQRQRLSIARAVLRDPEILVLDEATSDVDTETEMLIQRSLDRLTEDRTTFSIAHRLSTIKDADQIVVLEDGRIAEHGDHEELLANDDLYAHLWGVQAGEIDELPDEFVERASRRASRTEIETDADD; this is encoded by the coding sequence ATGGTCAATCCCGCCGAAGACGACCCCTTCGAGCGACAGCGCGAGCGCGCGGAGAACCCGATGCGTCGGCTCTTCGACGAGTACGGCCGCGAGAACGCCTTCGCGTTCGTCGTCGGCCTGCTGTCCAGCGTCGTCGCGCGCCTCCTCGACCTCCTCCCGCCGGTCCTCCTCGCGGTCGCTGTCGACTCCATCTTCTTCGACGAGCGCCCGTTCTCACTGTGGCTCGTTCCCGACGCGTGGCTGCCGACGACGCCGACCGGACAGCTCCACCTCGCCGCGGCGCTGATCGCCCTGTCCTTTTTCGGCGGCGCGGCGTTTCACTGGACGCGAAACTGGGGGTGGAACTCCTTCGCCCAGCACATCCAACACGCCGTCCGCACCGACACCTACGACAAGATGCAGCGGCTGAATATGGACTTCTTCGCCGACAAGCAGACCGGCGAGATGATGTCGATTCTCTCGAACGACGTCAACCGATTAGAGCGCTTTCTCAACGACGGGATGAACTCGGCGTTCCGCCTCGGGGTGATGGTGCTCGGTATCGCGGCGATCCTCCTCTACTGGAACTGGCAACTCGCCGTCGTCACCCTCACCGTCGTTCCCCTCATCGGCTACTTCACCTACCGGTTCGTCAACACGATCCAGCCGAAGTACGCGGCGGTTCGCTCCTCGGTGGGACAACTCAACTCCCGGCTCGAAAACAACCTCGGCGGCATCCAAGTGATCAAGTCCTCGAACACCGAGGACTTCGAGTCCGAACGCGTCGACGACGTCTCACAGGACTACTTCGACGCCAACTGGGACGCGATCGGCACACGGATCAAGTTCTTCCCGGGGCTCCGACTGCTCTCGGGGATCGGGTTCATCCTCACCTTCTTCCTCGGCGGGATCTGGGTGCTTACCTACCGGGAGACCGGCAGCGCGCCGCTGTTCTTCTCGGGCGGGCTCACGCCCGGCGAGTTCGTCGGCTTCATCCTCTTCACCCAGCGGTTCATCTGGCCGATGGCCCAATTCGGCCAGATCATCAATATGTACCAGCGCGCGTACGCCTCCGCCGCGCGGATCTTCGGACTGATGGACGAGCCCGCTCAGATCGAGGAAAAGCCGGACGCCGAGGAGCTCGTCGTCGAGGAGGGGCGCGTCGTCTACGACGACGTGAGCTTCGGCTACGATCGAGAGGAGACGATCGTCGAAGACGTCTCATTCGAGGTCGCGGGCGGCGAGACGCTCGCGCTCGTCGGCCCGACGGGGGCCGGGAAGTCGACCGTCCTCAAGCTCTTACTCCGGATGTACGACGTCGACGGGGGCTCGATCTCGATCGACGGCACCGACGTCCGGGACGTGACGGTTCCGAGCCTCAGACGCTCGATCGGCTACGTCAGCCAAGACACGTTCATGTTCTACGGGACAGTAGAGGAAAACATCCGCTACGGGACCTTCGGCGCGACCCACGATGACGTCGTCGAGGCCGCGAAGGCCGCCGAGGCCCACGAGTTTATCACGAACCTCCCGGACGGCTACGACACGGAGATCGGCGAGCGTGGCGTGAAGCTCTCGGGCGGCCAGCGCCAGCGGCTCTCGATCGCGCGCGCAGTCCTCCGCGACCCGGAGATTCTCGTGCTCGACGAGGCAACCTCCGACGTCGATACGGAGACCGAGATGCTCATCCAGCGGTCACTGGACCGCCTCACCGAGGACCGAACGACGTTCAGCATCGCCCACCGGCTCTCGACGATCAAGGACGCAGATCAGATCGTCGTCCTTGAGGACGGAAGGATCGCCGAGCACGGCGATCACGAGGAGTTGCTCGCGAACGACGATCTCTACGCGCACCTCTGGGGCGTGCAGGCGGGCGAGATAGACGAACTGCCGGACGAGTTCGTCGAGCGGGCCAGCCGTCGCGCGTCGCGGACGGAGATCGAAACGGACGCCGACGACTGA
- a CDS encoding DUF7538 family protein translates to MSDPTAALDALDGWHAEGYAARVHYRGAGDRYSVEFYGPSECVLYWKVKGDGETAVPVGRDTVPDPLRTRVREDLDAAGIDPEVERRSL, encoded by the coding sequence ATGAGCGATCCCACCGCCGCGCTCGACGCCTTGGACGGCTGGCACGCCGAGGGCTACGCCGCTCGCGTTCACTACCGCGGCGCGGGCGACCGCTACAGCGTCGAGTTCTACGGCCCCTCCGAGTGCGTCCTCTACTGGAAAGTGAAAGGCGACGGCGAGACCGCCGTGCCCGTCGGTCGCGACACCGTGCCCGACCCGCTCCGCACGAGGGTCCGTGAGGATCTCGACGCGGCGGGGATCGATCCCGAGGTCGAGCGTCGCTCGTTGTGA
- a CDS encoding DUF2254 family protein, whose protein sequence is MASSWREVLKENYTSIFGATLLLIILGVTGYFLSPVFPRENLDTLLSVMIGAQASVLAIVISVTLISTQLVATRYAPRMATLPFRTPLFKGTFALFSASIILDSILLLGAAEAMNPFYPAVFAVALGLFVLVLLFLYFFVRGMVAISSPESLVTLFTETVSPGEYLSKCSDLADSPEKNAHPLQPLYRFIMSALSSGEYGTAKSALDQYEQFASETLTELDDDEVFSDPSVECKEQLFGPVLKEHLHSITIHAAEKDESQIVSAAIDAQVRLGKEGMSENRNQRIPRQALWGLRKTIMQSPVNGDDIVTINRVWPAVSELMLEETKYEHYKILRSGNDLIGQELLSNLNRSEEPKWHTSALREFFDNIYKAHKTVLENLAESHEFSELGLHKPSQRAPDSEDTVQQAGRTRDAVIKATSNFLQFRVENEYYPITEGNFRKTWQNLCIDAASLDAEEYATWLCQVLIEIAFIENSNRPYKQQDSNHRLLTGKKDNFLYWTRELTHIRSETSDPIVEKAFNNLSGYENQEEPSPIPYAGEPSERQKEYYSFNLSIRGYRDLNTESEYPDLIEKIRKASSIE, encoded by the coding sequence ATGGCCAGTAGTTGGAGGGAAGTTCTCAAAGAGAACTATACCTCTATTTTCGGAGCAACACTGTTGCTTATCATCCTCGGTGTTACGGGGTATTTCCTATCTCCCGTGTTCCCACGAGAAAACCTTGATACTCTGCTTTCGGTTATGATCGGCGCACAGGCGAGTGTCTTGGCAATCGTCATTTCTGTGACGCTCATTTCAACGCAGCTTGTCGCTACGCGATACGCTCCACGAATGGCTACGCTGCCATTCCGAACACCGCTATTCAAAGGAACATTCGCTCTCTTCTCAGCCTCAATCATCCTCGACTCGATTCTTTTGCTCGGGGCCGCAGAGGCGATGAATCCATTCTACCCTGCGGTTTTCGCTGTCGCGCTTGGGCTCTTTGTTCTCGTTCTGCTGTTTCTCTATTTCTTTGTTCGTGGAATGGTCGCTATCAGCTCTCCAGAGAGTCTCGTTACGCTATTTACTGAGACGGTTTCTCCCGGCGAGTATCTAAGTAAATGCAGTGATCTTGCGGATTCTCCCGAAAAGAACGCACACCCTCTTCAGCCACTCTACCGATTCATAATGTCCGCTCTGTCGAGCGGTGAATACGGAACTGCAAAATCAGCACTTGATCAGTATGAGCAATTCGCGTCGGAGACACTAACTGAATTGGATGACGATGAGGTCTTCAGCGATCCTTCTGTGGAATGTAAAGAGCAACTCTTTGGGCCAGTTCTGAAAGAGCACCTTCACTCGATAACTATCCACGCTGCAGAGAAAGACGAGTCCCAGATTGTTAGCGCGGCAATCGACGCACAAGTACGGCTCGGAAAGGAGGGGATGAGCGAGAATAGGAACCAGAGGATCCCTCGTCAGGCACTTTGGGGACTCCGCAAGACGATTATGCAATCTCCAGTAAACGGAGACGACATAGTGACGATTAATCGAGTCTGGCCGGCAGTGTCTGAGTTAATGCTCGAAGAGACCAAATACGAACACTACAAAATTCTTCGCTCCGGAAATGACCTAATTGGTCAAGAGCTACTTTCAAATCTGAACCGATCTGAAGAGCCCAAGTGGCATACAAGTGCACTCAGAGAATTCTTCGATAATATTTACAAGGCTCATAAAACAGTCTTAGAAAACCTCGCGGAAAGTCACGAATTCAGCGAACTTGGGCTACACAAACCATCGCAGAGGGCCCCGGATTCAGAGGACACAGTTCAACAAGCAGGGCGCACCAGAGACGCGGTGATCAAAGCCACGAGTAACTTTCTCCAGTTCCGCGTTGAGAACGAATACTACCCCATTACAGAAGGAAACTTCAGAAAAACGTGGCAGAATCTGTGTATAGACGCGGCATCATTAGATGCAGAAGAGTATGCGACTTGGCTCTGCCAAGTCCTCATCGAGATTGCTTTCATCGAGAATTCCAATCGGCCATATAAGCAACAAGATTCAAACCATAGACTGCTCACCGGCAAGAAGGACAATTTCCTCTATTGGACGCGAGAGTTGACCCACATCCGAAGCGAAACGTCCGACCCAATTGTAGAAAAGGCGTTTAATAATCTTTCTGGGTATGAGAATCAAGAAGAGCCAAGTCCAATTCCATACGCTGGCGAACCCTCTGAACGGCAAAAGGAATACTACTCTTTCAACCTCTCAATCCGCGGGTATAGAGACCTGAATACGGAGTCTGAGTATCCGGACCTAATTGAAAAAATCCGAAAAGCATCATCTATAGAATAG
- a CDS encoding D-aminoacyl-tRNA deacylase — protein MIGLVVSRADSASVAIGEELRSLAEWESHEDPERSDADGGGTYYRHGDFELREFDEWHLELDGVADAFSEAPEFVAFLSRHAGDTGPLLTAHFTGNFGPAEFGGEPGELSRACPNVQRAVVEAFDRHAPEGYEVGIEGTHHGPSDAGAPSLFVELGSSEAEWDDPEGARAVARAVLELSGVAADARADVADDAPASIAESDASATTTEADGSAATRGCRHVVGFGGGHYAPQFERIIRETDWAVGHVASDWVLQSMGSPAANADIIDSAFERSMARRALVVDDDPAVKAVVEDLGYRVVDETWLRTTSGVGLALVDALESDLTTVEEGLRFGAGAERDSDDDRDGYEIVPLPDDLLAEASGIDRDAAFEAVESQVVAFETREGGTKPRGGAAVADRAVLDDVVDDVAQILESKYDEVRVGDERVIATRETFDPNAAAEAGVPEGPAFGRLSAGEAVEVDGVEVTPEEVTTTERVTFPTERPDARADLP, from the coding sequence GTGATCGGACTGGTCGTCAGCCGCGCGGACTCGGCGTCGGTCGCCATCGGCGAGGAACTACGCTCGCTCGCAGAATGGGAGTCCCACGAGGACCCCGAGAGAAGCGACGCCGACGGCGGCGGGACGTACTACCGCCACGGCGACTTCGAGCTTCGGGAGTTCGACGAGTGGCACCTCGAACTCGACGGCGTCGCCGACGCGTTCTCCGAAGCGCCGGAGTTCGTCGCCTTCCTCTCGCGGCACGCCGGCGACACCGGCCCGCTGCTGACGGCGCACTTCACCGGCAACTTCGGGCCCGCGGAGTTCGGCGGCGAACCGGGCGAACTCTCCCGGGCGTGTCCGAACGTCCAGCGCGCCGTCGTCGAGGCGTTCGACCGCCACGCGCCCGAGGGCTACGAGGTCGGCATCGAGGGCACGCACCACGGCCCGAGCGACGCGGGCGCGCCGTCGCTGTTCGTCGAACTCGGGAGCAGCGAGGCCGAGTGGGACGACCCCGAGGGGGCCCGAGCGGTCGCCCGCGCTGTCCTCGAACTCTCGGGCGTCGCTGCCGACGCGCGTGCCGATGTCGCCGACGACGCCCCGGCGTCGATCGCCGAATCCGACGCGTCGGCGACGACCACCGAGGCCGACGGGTCGGCCGCCACGCGCGGCTGCCGGCACGTCGTCGGCTTCGGTGGCGGCCACTACGCGCCGCAGTTCGAGCGCATCATTCGCGAGACCGACTGGGCGGTCGGCCACGTCGCGAGCGACTGGGTCCTGCAGTCGATGGGCTCGCCGGCGGCGAACGCCGACATCATCGACAGCGCCTTCGAGCGGTCGATGGCGAGGCGGGCGCTCGTCGTCGACGACGACCCCGCGGTGAAAGCCGTCGTCGAGGATCTGGGCTATCGCGTCGTCGACGAGACGTGGCTCCGCACGACGTCGGGTGTCGGTCTGGCCCTCGTCGACGCGCTGGAATCCGATCTCACGACGGTCGAGGAAGGGCTTCGGTTCGGCGCGGGGGCGGAGAGAGACTCCGACGACGACCGCGACGGCTACGAAATCGTCCCGCTCCCGGACGACCTGCTGGCGGAGGCGTCCGGGATCGACCGCGACGCGGCGTTCGAGGCCGTCGAGTCGCAGGTCGTCGCCTTCGAGACGCGAGAGGGCGGGACGAAACCCCGCGGGGGGGCGGCGGTCGCCGACCGAGCCGTCCTCGACGACGTCGTCGACGACGTCGCTCAGATCTTAGAGTCGAAGTACGACGAGGTCCGCGTCGGCGACGAGCGCGTGATCGCGACGCGCGAGACGTTCGACCCGAACGCGGCGGCCGAGGCCGGCGTGCCCGAGGGCCCCGCGTTCGGTCGGTTATCCGCCGGCGAAGCGGTCGAGGTCGACGGCGTCGAGGTGACGCCCGAGGAGGTCACGACGACGGAGCGCGTGACGTTCCCCACCGAGCGGCCGGACGCGCGCGCCGATCTCCCGTGA
- the ftsZ gene encoding cell division protein FtsZ translates to MDSIVDDAIDEAEETGDGNTVDGPTGGEMPRTGTMTDEELQEVLVDLQTDITVVGCGGAGGNTVNRMHQEGIEGASLVAANTDVQHLVEIEADTKILMGEQKTQGRGAGSLPQVGEEAALESQEEIYDAIDGSDMVFVTAGLGGGTGTGSAPVVAKAARESGALTIAIVTTPFTAEGEVRRTNAEAGLERLRDVADTVIVVPNDRLLDAVGKLPVRQAFKVSDEVLMRSVKGITELITKPGLVNLDFADVKTVMERGGVAMIGLGESDSESKAQDSVKSALRSPLLDVDISGANSALVNVTGGSDMSIEEAEGVVEEIYDRIDPDARIIWGTSVDEELDGTMRTMIVVTGVESPQIYGRSEEESQPEPQPQASPQGQGQGSGIDYVE, encoded by the coding sequence ATGGACTCCATCGTCGACGATGCGATTGACGAGGCCGAGGAGACGGGGGATGGGAACACCGTCGACGGACCCACCGGCGGGGAGATGCCCCGGACCGGAACGATGACCGACGAGGAACTGCAGGAAGTCCTCGTTGACTTACAGACGGACATCACCGTCGTCGGCTGCGGCGGGGCCGGCGGCAACACCGTCAACCGAATGCACCAAGAGGGCATCGAGGGCGCGTCGCTCGTCGCCGCCAACACCGACGTCCAACACCTCGTTGAGATCGAGGCGGACACGAAGATCCTGATGGGCGAACAGAAGACGCAGGGCCGCGGCGCGGGATCGCTCCCGCAGGTGGGCGAGGAAGCGGCGCTGGAGTCCCAAGAGGAGATCTACGACGCGATCGACGGCTCGGACATGGTGTTCGTCACGGCCGGACTCGGCGGTGGCACCGGCACCGGCTCCGCGCCGGTCGTCGCGAAGGCCGCCCGCGAGTCGGGCGCACTCACCATCGCGATCGTCACGACGCCGTTCACGGCCGAAGGCGAGGTGCGCCGCACCAACGCCGAGGCGGGACTGGAGCGCCTCCGCGACGTCGCCGACACCGTCATCGTCGTCCCGAACGACCGGCTGCTCGACGCGGTCGGTAAGCTCCCCGTCCGACAGGCGTTCAAGGTCTCTGATGAGGTGCTGATGCGCTCGGTGAAGGGCATCACCGAACTGATCACCAAGCCCGGCCTCGTCAACCTCGACTTCGCCGACGTGAAGACGGTGATGGAGCGCGGCGGCGTCGCGATGATCGGCCTCGGGGAGTCCGATTCCGAATCGAAAGCGCAAGATTCCGTCAAGAGCGCGCTCCGCTCGCCGCTCTTGGACGTCGACATTTCGGGCGCGAACTCCGCGCTGGTGAACGTCACCGGCGGCTCGGATATGAGCATCGAGGAGGCCGAGGGCGTCGTCGAGGAGATCTACGACCGGATCGACCCCGACGCCCGAATCATCTGGGGGACCTCCGTCGACGAGGAACTGGACGGCACGATGCGGACGATGATCGTCGTCACCGGCGTCGAGTCGCCGCAGATCTACGGCCGTAGCGAAGAGGAGTCCCAGCCGGAACCGCAGCCCCAAGCGTCGCCGCAGGGGCAGGGCCAAGGTTCCGGGA
- a CDS encoding shikimate dehydrogenase, whose translation MQVFGLLGNPVGHSLSPPMHEAAYEALGLDARYVTFEPDRDAAADAVDAAETLGIAGLNVTIPFKRDVLDAVDLDDIARRVGAVNTIDFSTETPRGYNTDVAGVERAFAHHGVSIDGRDAVVVGAGGAGRAAAFALADAGASVHIANRTVERAESLAADVPGATAGGLATLDRVAEAELLLNATSVGMEPDVEETPVPAEHLHADLAVLDAVYSPIETRLLREAAEAGAATIDGAWMLLFQGVEAFEIWTGRDAPVDAMNEALRAELG comes from the coding sequence ATGCAGGTATTCGGACTCCTCGGCAACCCGGTCGGCCACTCGCTGTCGCCGCCGATGCACGAGGCCGCCTACGAGGCGCTCGGTCTCGACGCGCGCTACGTCACCTTCGAGCCCGACCGTGACGCCGCGGCCGACGCCGTCGACGCCGCGGAGACGCTCGGGATCGCCGGATTGAACGTCACGATCCCGTTCAAACGGGACGTCCTCGACGCGGTCGACCTCGACGATATCGCCCGGCGCGTCGGAGCCGTGAACACGATCGACTTCTCAACCGAAACGCCCCGCGGCTACAACACCGACGTCGCGGGCGTCGAGCGCGCGTTCGCACACCACGGCGTCTCGATCGACGGCCGCGACGCCGTCGTCGTCGGCGCGGGGGGGGCCGGACGCGCGGCGGCGTTCGCCCTCGCCGACGCCGGTGCGTCGGTCCACATCGCGAACCGGACGGTCGAGCGCGCCGAGTCGCTCGCGGCCGACGTCCCCGGCGCGACCGCGGGCGGACTGGCCACGCTCGACCGGGTCGCCGAGGCCGAACTCCTGCTCAACGCCACGAGCGTTGGAATGGAACCGGACGTGGAGGAGACGCCCGTTCCCGCGGAACACCTCCACGCTGATTTGGCCGTCCTCGACGCGGTCTACTCCCCGATCGAGACTCGACTGCTTCGAGAGGCGGCCGAGGCGGGTGCGGCCACGATCGACGGCGCGTGGATGCTGCTGTTCCAGGGCGTCGAGGCGTTCGAGATCTGGACCGGTCGTGACGCCCCCGTCGACGCGATGAACGAGGCGCTGCGAGCGGAGTTGGGCTGA
- a CDS encoding sodium:calcium antiporter, with amino-acid sequence MTSRLRHPLTAAGGALLLTVPWVVSWATGLSDGFGVLTVVGIAGLAVLGASFLLAWGAETAEKDVPRAFAIAVLAVLAVAPEYAVDALYAWQAATDPSKANLAVANMTGANRILIGLGWSGIALFSIYKATSGSRADTSVVNREGRFRDAVKLDPSISTEILFLFLATVFAFFVPLNSGIDAIDTIVLVGLYVTYIAIIIRGDVEDHDDQIGVPRYFQAKARSVRVPIVLTLFVYSGFLIFTAVEPFAHGLESLGLRFGIPEFFMIQWIAPLASESPELIVTAYLVNKARSTAAFNALISSKLNQWTLLIGTLSVVYSIALGRYGVLPFDFKQAAEIWLTAAQSFFAIAILVNFRISVGEAVTLLVLFVSQVAIEFALIRTYPAALAEQYSIDLLLTYSAVYLLLGAGLLATRQSDLRRLARLTVANIRGTPISEPDRAD; translated from the coding sequence ATGACTTCGCGCTTGCGCCACCCGCTCACCGCCGCGGGCGGAGCGCTCCTCCTGACGGTTCCGTGGGTCGTCTCGTGGGCGACGGGACTGTCCGACGGCTTTGGGGTGCTGACCGTCGTGGGCATCGCCGGACTCGCGGTACTCGGCGCATCGTTCCTCCTCGCGTGGGGTGCGGAGACCGCCGAAAAGGACGTCCCGCGGGCCTTCGCCATCGCGGTCCTCGCGGTGCTCGCGGTCGCCCCCGAGTACGCCGTCGACGCGCTGTACGCGTGGCAGGCGGCGACCGATCCCTCGAAGGCGAATCTCGCCGTGGCGAATATGACGGGGGCGAACCGCATCCTCATCGGCCTCGGCTGGTCCGGCATCGCGCTGTTTTCGATCTACAAGGCGACGTCGGGATCGCGAGCAGACACGAGCGTCGTCAACCGCGAGGGTCGCTTCCGCGACGCGGTGAAGCTCGATCCGAGCATCTCCACGGAAATCCTGTTTCTGTTTCTCGCGACCGTCTTCGCCTTCTTCGTCCCGCTCAACAGCGGTATCGACGCCATCGATACCATCGTACTCGTCGGCCTCTACGTCACCTACATCGCTATCATCATCCGCGGCGACGTCGAGGACCACGACGACCAGATCGGCGTGCCCCGGTACTTCCAAGCGAAAGCCCGGTCGGTCCGCGTGCCGATCGTGCTGACGCTTTTCGTCTACTCGGGCTTTCTGATCTTCACGGCGGTCGAGCCGTTCGCGCACGGGCTGGAGTCGCTGGGGCTCCGGTTCGGCATCCCCGAGTTCTTTATGATCCAATGGATCGCGCCGTTGGCCTCCGAAAGCCCCGAACTCATCGTGACCGCGTACCTCGTGAACAAGGCTCGCTCGACCGCCGCGTTCAACGCGCTCATCTCCTCGAAACTGAACCAGTGGACGCTGTTGATCGGGACGCTCTCGGTCGTCTACAGCATCGCGCTGGGCAGATACGGCGTCCTCCCGTTCGACTTCAAGCAGGCCGCCGAAATCTGGCTCACCGCCGCCCAGAGCTTCTTCGCGATCGCGATTCTCGTGAACTTCCGAATCAGCGTCGGCGAGGCCGTCACGCTGCTCGTCCTCTTCGTCTCGCAGGTCGCGATCGAGTTCGCCCTCATCCGGACGTACCCGGCGGCGCTCGCCGAACAGTACTCGATCGACCTGCTTCTCACGTACTCCGCCGTCTATCTGCTCCTCGGCGCGGGGCTGCTCGCGACGCGTCAAAGCGACCTCCGGCGGCTCGCGCGGCTCACCGTCGCCAACATCCGCGGGACGCCCATCTCAGAGCCCGATCGCGCAGACTGA
- a CDS encoding DUF192 domain-containing protein — protein sequence MPDRSRLATALLAVAVLIAVGVVAVASNPALLPTGEYDRTSVTLVDGDTDETLATVNVRVADTRSKRITGLSDTDSLGANEGMLFVHETEDEYAYVMRDMAFPIDIVFVDGEGTITAIHHAELPPEGTSNDELRRYRGQGQYVLEVPYEYTTEHGVEVGDRVRIDDDVAASTDS from the coding sequence ATGCCCGATCGGTCGCGACTCGCCACTGCCCTCCTCGCCGTCGCCGTCCTCATCGCGGTCGGCGTCGTCGCCGTCGCGAGCAACCCCGCGCTCCTGCCGACCGGCGAGTACGACCGGACCAGTGTGACTCTCGTCGACGGCGACACCGACGAGACGCTCGCGACGGTGAACGTCCGCGTCGCCGACACGCGATCGAAGCGCATCACCGGCCTCAGCGACACCGACTCACTGGGTGCGAACGAGGGAATGCTGTTCGTCCACGAGACAGAGGACGAGTACGCCTACGTGATGCGGGATATGGCGTTCCCGATCGACATCGTCTTCGTCGACGGAGAGGGGACGATCACCGCGATCCACCACGCCGAGCTACCGCCGGAGGGGACCTCCAACGACGAACTGCGGCGCTACCGCGGCCAAGGACAGTACGTGCTCGAAGTGCCGTACGAGTACACCACCGAGCACGGCGTCGAAGTGGGCGATCGAGTCCGGATCGACGACGACGTGGCGGCGTCGACGGACTCCTGA